Sequence from the Bacteroidota bacterium genome:
CAAATGAGAAGAAGAAAAAATTTCCACATAAATTCATTTATGCCGGCCGCTATTATGATTTCAAAGGACTGAAAGAATTATGGGAAGCATTCATCCGTTTTAAAAAAGAAAATAATAATGATTGGGAATTATGGTGTCTCGGTACGGGCGATCTTGTTCCGGTGAAACATGATTCCATCCGTCATTTCGGTTTTGTGCAACCGGGTGAAATGGGAAAGATCATGAGTGATGCAGGTGTTTTTATTCTGCCGAGCAGGATCGAGCCCTGGTGTGTAGCCGTACAGGAATTTTCTGCAGCTGGATTTCCGCTTCTGCTCAGCAATAAAGTGGGCGCTGCAGAAACTTTTCTCGAAGAAAATAAAAATGGTTTTATGTTTCTGTCGGAAAATGTCCAGGAGATCGTGCGTGCAATAAAAAAAATAGCAGAAATGAAGGATGAACAGCTTTTTACAATGGGAGAAAGAAGCCATGAATTTGCGCAGCGTATAACACCGGCTTCGTGGGCAAAAACACTTCACAGCTTCTTGATTAACTTTAATAAAAAATAGTGTGTGCGGAATTAACGGAATTATCGGCCTTAACGGAAAAAGCGATCATCGCGAACAAGTTCAGCGCATGAACAACGCGCTCGCGCACCGCGGACCCGACGATGAAGGAATTTTTTCTGAGAATGGGATTACGCTTGGTCATCGCCGTCTTTCAATCATCGATCTTTCTTCTGCCGGGCACCAACCGATGCAGTACGAGCATGCCGGAAAAAAATATACACTCATCTTCAATGGTGAATTGTATAATTTCCGGGAAATAAAAAAAGAACTTCAGCAGGAAGGATTTGTTTTCAGAACAAATTCAGATTCCGAAGTTGTTCTTGCTGCGTATGCAAAATGGAAATCTGATTGTCTCATGCAATTCAACGGCATGTTTGCATTTGCAGTTTATGAGCATGCTGCCGGCGAAGTTTTCATTGTAAGAGATCGGATGGGAATAAAACCTTTGTATTTTTTTCAAAATGAAAATGAATTTATTTTTTCCTCTGAAATACGCGGCATCATCGCTTCGGGTTTGATGAAGCCGGAGATCAGCGAAACACAGACCAGGGATTATTTCCTTTACCAGACCGTTCATGCTCCTTCTACGATCATTGCAGGAATTTCAATGCTTCCACCGGGAAGCTATATGCAGATAAGGAATAATCAAAACGGAACGAAGAAAGAAAAAGAAATTCACCAATGGTGGTCACCGAAGATCGAAGCAGGTAAAGAAAAATTTAATTATGAAAATGTAAAAAAGAAAGTGCGCCAATTGCTGCGCGATGCAGTTGAATGCCGTCTTGTTTCTGATGTTCCATTCGGTGCGTTTCTCTCGGGTGGAATTGATTCAAGCGCCATCGTTGCCCTGATGACTGAAGTCGCTGTTTCAAAAGTGAAAACATTTTCAGTAGTGTTTGATGATTCGGAATTCAGTGAAGCGGTTTACGCACGAAGGATCGCGGAGAAATTCAAAACGGAACATCATGAAATAAAATTGTCACCTGAAGATTTTCTGCATGAACTTCCTGCTGCTCTTGATGCGATGGATCATCCCGGTGGAGACGGGCCGAATACTTATGTTGTTTCAAAAGCAACGAAGCAGGCCGGAATTACCATGGCGCTTTCCGGTTTGGGTGGCGATGAACTTTTTTGCGGATACAGTATTTTTAAGCAGGCGGCCGAACTGGAAAGAAAAAAATGGCTGAATGTTGTTCCGCGCGCCATGAGAAGTGCCGGTGGAAATATTGCTTCGAAATTAAAACGTGGAGTTGCCGGCGATAAAAGAAAGGCAATTCTTTCTTCTTCAGCTGTCGATTTTAATTCTGCGTATCCTTTTTACAGGATGGTGCTCATGGAAGATCAGATCAGGACTATTTACGATGGCAGAACCCGGGGAGGAAGCGCATTTGATTCGGCAATAAAAAATATTAATTCCGGCAATTCTTCTCATCATTTACTTTCCCGTGTTTCCATGTTGGAGATAGGAACGTACATGCAGAATGTTCTGTTACGCGATACCGACCAGATGGCCATGGCGCATGCGCTGGAAGTGCGCGTTCCTTTTCTCGATTATAAATTGGTGGAATATGTACTTTCTCTTCCTGATGAAATAAAATATCCGTCAACGCCCAAAAAATTACTGGTAGATTCATTGGGAGATCTTCTCCCGCGTGAAATTGTTGACCGTCCGAAAATGGGATTTACTTTTCCGTGGAAAAACTGGATGAAGAATGAATTGAAAAGTTTTTGCGAAGTGCGGCTGCATTCACTCGGCGAAAGAAAATATTTCAACGCCAAAGGGCTCGATGAACTCTGGAAAAAATTTCTGCAGGATGATCCTCGCGTCACGTGGTCGCGCGTGTGGCCGCTCGTTGCGCTCGCACATTGGCTGAATAAAAACGGGATCGATGACTGAACGCAAACGCATACTTATTTTCATTGATTGGTTCCTGCCGGGAGAAAAAGCAGGAGGCCCTGTACGATCGTGTGCAAATCTCATGGAACAGCTCGGAAATGAATTCGATTTTTCAGTGGTGACAGCAGACACCGACTATACCGATCACATACCGTACAAAAATATTAAGAGTGATCAATGGAATATTCTTCCGGATGGCAAACGTGTTTATTACATTTCAAAAGGTGAATTGAAAAAGGAAACGATTGAAAAAATAATTCTGGATGAAAAACCCGGCATGGTCTATCTGAACGGGATATGGTCGCAGGCATTTACACACTGGCCCTTGCGCATAGCAAAAAAAAATAAAATAAGAACTGTTGTTGCGGTACGCGGAATGCTCGCCCCATCGGCGCTTGCGATAAGGAAAACGAAAAAGAATATTTTTCTTCTTCTTGCAAAACTCGGCAGACTTTTCAGCGCCGTAACTTTTCACGCTACAACAGAAAAAGAAAAAGAGGAAACGCGGAAAATATTCGGTAAAGTCAATGTACTCGTCGCTGGAAACCTGCCTCGCCGTTCGATAGTCAACGCGATAGCAAAAGATAAAAAGCGTGATAAATTGCGCCTCATTACGGTGGCAAGAATCGCTCCCGAAAAAAATATTCTTTTTGCACTTGAATCGCTCAGGCATGTTACAGCAAACGTCGCCGCCGATTTTTACGGCCCCGTTTATGATCATTCTTATTGGAAAGAGTGTGAAGCGATGGCGCGCCAGTTGCCGGCATGCGTGAATGTGGAATTTCATGAAGCCGTGGATTCCGATTCTATTCCCGCGCTTATGAGTGCGCACGATGTTCTTTTTCTTCCGACCAGAGGAGAAAATTTCGGCCATGTGATCATTGAGGCCATGCAGAATGGATTACCGGTTCTTATTTCCGATAAAACTCCGTGGAAATTTCTTGCGAAAAATTATGCAGGATGGGATCTTCCGCTGAATGATGCGAAAACTTTTGCGAGGAAAATAAATGAGATCGCGGAAATGGATGAACGCGCATTCCGGCCATGGACGGAAGGAGCTGTTCGTTTTGCAGTACGTTATGCGAGTGATACAAAGTTGATGGAAAGTAACAGAAAAATATTTTCCTGATCAGGAATTTTCTTCGGTGTCATATTGATCATCATTCAGCACGGTCATCTTCACGGTATCAACACTGTGCTTGAATCTTTTCAGGATCAGAAATTCATAACCACCGAATTGTTTTTTTTCATTCACCGCAGGAATCCTTCCGAATAAATAATTCATCAGCCCCGAAACCGTTTCATAATGTTCACTCTCCGGCAAAGCGATCGGCAGAAAATCATTCACATCAAGAATTGCCGACATGGCATTCACAATAAATTCACGATCGCTCTTTTTTTCAACCACTGGTTTTTCCTCATCGTATTCGTCCTGGATCTCGCCCACAAGTTCTTCGATCACATCTTCCATCGTCACAAGCCCGGTGATCCCGCCGAATTCATTGGTAACGATCGCCATCTGGATATGGAGTGTTTGAAATTCCCGCAACAGATCATTGATGTGTTTGCTTTGGGGAATAAAATGTGCGGGGCGGATAATTCCTTCGATTGAAACACGATCCATCTTGCCGAATTTCATCAACCGCAAAAGATCTTTCGAATAAATAACGCCAAGAATATTATCGAGCGAATCCCTGTACACCGGCATTCTCGAATAACCTTCTTCGATCACCTTATTTAAAATTTCATCGGGCTGAAGATCGATATCGATCGCCGAGATTTTCACTCTTGGAACAAGAATGCTTTTCACCGTGCGGTCATCGAATTCAAAAACATTCTGGATCAGTTCATGCTCCGATTGTTTGATGGCGCCGCCTTCTTCACTTTCCGTGAGCAGTAAACGCAATTCTTCTTCGGAATGGATCGCTTCATGATCAGCTGAAAATTTTACACCACACAATCGCAATACTATGCGCGTTGTTTTATTCACCATCCAGGTGAAAGGCGCAAAAATAATATAGGCGAGACGAAGTGGATAAGCAACGAAGAGAGAAGTTTCGAGTGAATAGCGGATGGAAAGAATTTTCGGAACCTGTTCACCAAGTACCATATGAAATATTGTGATCAGTACTATCCCGGTGATGAAAGCAATATTGTGAAGCAGATTTTCCTGGATAACAATATGAAATTTCTGAAAAATTTTCAGAAGCATCGCAGCTACGTAAGGTTCTCCCACAACACCGAGAATAAGACTGGCACCGGTGATCCCCAATTGTGTTGCCGATAGATAAGCGTCGAGATGATTGAGAATATGACGAACGATCTTTGCCCGGCTGCTGCCCTGGTTCACTTTCAGGTCAATCTGTGATGAACGTACTTTTACAATAGCAAATTCCGCAGCAACAAAAAATGCGTTAATGAGAATGAGGAAAAAAATGAGAAGAAGATCGCTGCCCATAGAGGCGTGTTCCGTGTGGAGTGGATGCAAATATACGACAATCGCCGGAGACGTTTGATTACTGAATATTCATCGCATGCTGCTCTCATCTTGTGTGGATTACAAAATGTGCAATAGCTTCGGGTGAACGGAAGATTCTATCTTTGGAAAAAATAAGTCAGTTGACAGAAGTCTCTTCTCAGAAAAAAATTGTACCGGGAATGGGTGTTCGCAAACTCACACTCGCTGATCAGTTGCCCGATTGCGAAATTTTCATCAACGAAAATATTTATGATCTCGCGGAATTCTGTCGCGGGAAAAATGTGGTGGACATCGGTTGCGGGTATGGAAGGAACAGGTCCATCGTGGAGAAAGCCGGCGGAAAGTGGACGGGAGTAGAACCCTTCGAAGGCGGCGCACATACGGTGGTGGGCGATGCAGAAAATCTTCCGTTTGAAAATGAAATGTTTGATGTGGCGATCATGGATGCTGTGCTCGAACATATTCCTGATGTTGGGAAAGCATTCAGCGAAGTGGCGCGTGTTTTGAAACAGGGAGGGCATTTCATCGGCTACGTTGCCTACATGGAATGTTTTCATGAAATATCCTATTCGCATTTATCGTTCAAGGCGCTCGAACATTATTCGAAGATCAACGGAATGAAACTGGAAAAAATTTCCGGCGGAAAAAGATTTGGTATCGATTATCATAAAGCAGTTTTGTTTTATCCGCTTCCTGTGAAATGGGTGCGGCCCATAAGAGCGGCAATGATCAGGAATATCATCAGGATAAAATCTTTTTTTGCTTTTCTCGGATTGAAATGGAGAAGAAAATTGCCACGTGCTGAAGCGAAAAAAATGGCGAAGATGTATTTCCAGCTGGAATGTTTAAGGCAGTCCGTCGGCTTCAGCTATATCATTCGGAAAAAATGACGATCAGAACCTGATGCCGAGTACGCACACATCATCCACCTGTTCGAGTTCTCCTTTCCATTCATCAAACATTTGATCAAGCTCCATCCCGGTATGTTCCATATCTGCCGATGAGAATTTCACAAGCAGATCGCGGAACTGCGCCGATTTGAATTTTTTTCCTTTCGGCCCGCCGAACTGATCCGGAAATCCATCGGTATACAAATAGAGCGCATTATTTTTTTCGAGTACAATGCATTGATCGGAAAAATTCTTTTCTTCATCCACCATTCCACCGATGGCAGTTTTTTGCGGCAGAAGAAATTCAAGTTGAGCGGTATTTCTGTAAATGATCACAGGCCTGTTCGCGCCTGCAAAAATCAATTCCCTTTTTTTCTGATCCCAGGTGCATAATGCAATATCCATTCCGTCGCGCGAACCGCTTCCTGCTTTGTCCTGGTGCAACTGCTTGCGGATTCCATGATCGATGCGGTGAAGAATTTCTGATGGAGTTGAATGAGGAGATTCTGTTACTGCATTTGTAAGCTGTGAAGAACCGAGTACACTCATGAATGCGCCGGGAACGCCATGCCCGGTACAATCTGCAACCGCGAACCATATTTTATTTTCTGAAGGATGTATCCAGAAAAAATCGCCCGAAACAATATCTTTCGGTTTGTACAAAACAAAACTGTCCGGAAAATATTGTGTGAGCAATTCTTTCTCCGGTAAAACAGCAAGCTGAATATGTTTTGCGTAATTGATACTGTCTGTGATATTTTTATTTTTCATCCCGATCTCATCATTCGCAAGTTGCAGCACTCTTCTCGCTTTCCTGTTCTCGCGCACACGCACAAAAAAGAAAAGAATGATGAGTACCGCGACTACGCTTCCGGAGATGAGCAGTGTGAGCATGCGCGATTGTTCGGCATTATTTTTCAATGCAGTTTCTTTCTGATCCTGTTTCAGTTTTTCGATCGCGCGTGTGGACTGATCAAGATCGTAACGCGCTTTCATTTCGGCAGCATTCTCATCGGCCGCCACATTCAGAATAGAATCTTTCAGGTCGAGTGCAAGGAGTGAATACTGCAAGCCCTCCTGGTATTGCCCGGCGTAATTCAATCCTTTGGCCAAAGCAAGCGATGCATCGTACCGTTGTGAAAGCGCTCCTTCCTGCACGGCAAGATCGTTCGCCCTGCGCAAAAGTGAAATTCCTTCCGGCGAACGATTGGTTTTACAGAGTAATTTCCCCAATGAAGTAAGTGAACCCAGTATTCCGTTTTTATCGTTGATGCTTTCGCGCAGATCAAGAGCAAGCCGGTATTCCTCTTCTGCTTTTGCAAGTTGTCCCTGCTCTTCAAAAACCTGTCCCACGTTATTGTGAATGATCGCCAGTCCATGCGAGTCGTGCGTCTGTTCGCGCAGATCGAGTGCAATGCGGAAATAATACAATGCAGAATCATATTGTTTCTGTTCCATGAAATTGGAACCGATATTATTATACGTGCTGGCGAGATCGTTTTTATTTCCGAGTTTCTTTTTATAAATGAGCGCCTGGCGAAAAAATCCGATCGCGTCCTTGTATTTTTTCTGATCCATATAAATAGAGCCGAGATTATTGAGCACCTTGCCCATGTAGGTTGGATCTTTATTTTCAATGAGCCGTGCCCAATCGAGCGCTTTGTAATAATATTCGAGTGATCGCGGGTAATCGCCCATGGCACCATACATGTAACCGATGTTCAGAAGATTTCCCGCAAGGCCCGCTGTGTCGTGCGCGCGTATGCGCATTGCATTCGCTTCTTCCAGATCATCTTTCGCCTGTTTGAAATGAAATTCTTTGGTTTCAATGAAGCCCAGAGAATTCAGCGCATCATCAAGAAGAAAAGTATCATTCTGAGAACGAAGTATTGCGGCCGATTTCAAAAATTCATCTTTGCTTTCCTGTTTTCTTTCGAGCGCATCGAGTGAACCGGCATTGTACAAATACCAGTCGGCGATGGCAAGACTGTCTTTTTTTGCCAATGAAAATTTCAGCGCACGCTCTCCGTACATCAACGCACTGTCGGCCGAGAATTTCCTGTAGGCAGCCATGAAATCGTGGCGAAGGGAACGATCGCCGGGAGATTTTGTAAGGAGCCGGTAAATACTATCGCTTTTATTTTTTTGCGCGGAAGAATTTTTCGCTGCAACCAGCAGCAAAAGAAAAAACAGGATATGAATAAAATGGAATTTCAAACAGCTTCTAAGATAATAAGATTTGATGCAGTGCGCCGTATTTGTATTGGTAAACAGGCGACTTCAATTGAATCATTAACTTTACTTCATGGCACAAGTTGATCTTTCTACGTTCAATAATTCTTCATTCGATCCAGGTGCTTCGTTCATTAGGCGGGCATTGTGGTTCCGTATCAATGCAATATTCTTCAATTCAAGATTTCCTTTCTGCAAATTCAAAAAATTTCTATTGCGTTTATTCGGTGCAAAAGTTGGAAAAGGTGTTGTCATAAAACCATCAGTGAATATTAAAAGCCCGTGGAGACTTGTAATAGGAGATCACGCGTGGATCGGTGAATTTGTGTGGATCGATAACCTGGTGAATGTGCAGATAGGAAATAATTGTTGTCTCTCGCAGGGCGCATTTCTGCTTACCGGGAATCACGACTACAAGAAAACCTCATTCGATCTCATTACGGGCAGTATCGTTCTTGAAAATGGTGTGTGGATAGGAGCGAAGGCAGTAGTTTGCCCTGGCGTTACCTGTCATTCCCACGCTGTGCTTACAGTAGGTTCCGTAGCGACTGATGATCTGGATGCGAATGGAATTTACCAGGGTAACCCTGCGGTGAAGGTGCGCGAAAGAAAAACAGGATAAATGGCATCTCTAATAACTTCGAACTGCTGCATTGGACTACATCCTCAAAATCCTCATTTACGAATAGTAAACACCGCCTTGCATTTCTGTGTTTTTAGAGATGCCCTAAAGAAGATTAACGGAACAGCAGGTTTGCTTCCCTTGAAATCTTCGATTCAATAAGAAGGAAAGAAAATTATTTTTTCTTCTTGAAGAAATTTTTTCCGAGACGTTTTCTTCTGCCTTTCATTTTTTTGAAAGCAACCACTTCGGATTCAGAATAAACTTTAACATGTCCTTCTTTGTGGAATTTAAGAAGTCCGAGTTTTTCATATTTAATTAAAGTAGCAGGAGAGATCTTCAGTCTTCTCATTACTTCTGAACTGTGGATCTTGTCGGAGATATTCCTTACCGGTTGCTCACCGGAATTGCCGCCGCCTGAACTTTTAAGGTTGCGAAGTTCTCTTTTTATTCCGCGGAGTTCTTTCAGCATTAAGCTGAATACTTTGAAGTCGAGTGTGAATCTTGTTTTCATAGCTGTGTAAATAAGGATTTAGGGCGCAAAATACACAAATTGTCATTCAAAACAATACTTGCAATATTTTTATGTTATAGTTAAGAGGCTGTTTAAAATTCATTTTTTGGAATTGTTATGATGCCATTTTTGTTCAGCCGAGGCGCATTTTGCAGGCCATAGTGGAGCGACTACGGCCAAGAAATGCAACGAAGGATGGACAAAAATGGCGCATAACAAAACAGTTTTTCGGCTTGTAAATTATCAGCACCTGCCCGCTATGTATGATGTCGCTGTGAAGATTATTCCATCTCTTGATCTGCGCAACAGATACGCCATACTTATTCGCTATGCCTCCCAGCGTCTGCCCGCGCGTAACCTTATGTTTGATCACCGTTTTTCCGCTCGTTTTGTAATCATTCCATGTGGAATCGACTACTAATAATTTTTTCTGAAGGAGTTTGATGCTGTCCATATTGAAAGCGATGGAATCGCCTGCCGGATTTTTATCCATCCAGTCTATTGTTTGCAGAACAGCATTGGTAAAAAGATCTCCTTTCAGTTTATATCCTTTTATGGAAAGGTGTATTCCGTCGGGCTGTGCAAATCCTTTATCACCCCATTTCACCATTGTGCCGCGTCCGCCGGATATCCAGTACCAGTCGAAAAACCCGCAGTGATATTTGCGTGCAATTCCACGCACGAGATCGGAGAATTGTTCGCCGCACACCATATCATGACCCTTGCGCACCATATCCTGCGTGCTTGTGAGAATGATGGAAGCTTCGGGAACATCTTTGCGCACACGCTGAATAGTTGCAATAATAATACTATCCATATCAGGATGAATACTGTCTTCGTAGATATAGTTATTTGTTCCGAAATCAATGATCACAAGATCCGGGTCAAGTGCGGGTAATTGCTGATCGAACAGATCTTCATAGAGGATCGATTCATATTTTGCTCCACCAACTCCGCAATTGTGCAGGATCATTCCCGTATTGGAAGAGGTTTCCAAACTCATTCCGTAAAATTCAAACTGGCTTTCGTACGGATTATTCTTTACCATTTTCACAGACAGGACATGATCGGTCTTAGGCATTTTAATTTCAATGTAAGGCAATGAATCACCTGCAACAGAATCTACCGGAACAAGAATGATCTTTTCAGCGAAAGTGAATTGCATATCATAACTGTTGTGCGATTTTTTGCAGAAGATACGCAGCTTGTCGTAAGAAGGAGGAACAGCAGAATCGAAAGTAAACGTGAATGAAGCATCAGAGTCCACCGTGTTCGAGGTCATTCCTATTACGCCCAGTGGAAGTTTCGGGGGAAGGACAAGACTCTTCGCATACGTCCAGTCGCCGGTGTGCGTGGTTTTATATTCGAGCGAGGAATAAGTTTTTGCAGTGGAGTAGGGGAACACCATTCCTCTTCCACCGTCGCCGTGGATGCGCTGAAAATTTCTGCGGATGCGCGCCGGATAAATATCAGATTGCAAATGAGAATCGCCGAGATGGACGATGGACATTTTTTTATTTTTTGTGTTCTTCCAGCTTTTATAAAAATGGTCGAGTGCATCGCGGTCAAAGAACTGGATCATGTCGTACTCAAGATGAATGGAAGAATCGATGGCCGTATCGATCTTCAGATGAAAAGTTCCGTTGGGATCCTGTCCCGGCTGCCCGAGCGCACTCGTACAACGCGTGTGCAGGAGCGGAATGATGAAAATGAAAATAAGTGCAGCAGGAAAATATTTTCGGACCATCGTTCTTTCCTTCCCGGCGATATTTTTTTCTTCTGCTTTATTTTTCATATCAGTTCTTTTCTTTTTTCGGTTTTTTAATGGAATCGCTTTCTTTTGCTTTCAGGCTATCCTTATTCGAGGGGACATCTTCTTTCTGCGCCGGGGCATTGCTTTTCGGGTTTTTCATGAGTTTCTCCATCATGTGAAGGTGCCACGATGTATTCGCAGAAAAAACCCCATTGATGAAAATAACATCAGTAATTCCGTTTTTCTCAATGAGATCAAGAAGATTATAATTGTAATAGCGGTAATCCACCACGAATGTCTGTTCGAAATGCGCCGGGAAATAAGTGGAGAAAGGATTGCCGTAAGAATTTTTCACGATCACTACTTTGCGCCCGTTCTTCACATCAGAATCTATTCTCACCATCGGGTAATCGCCACCGAGAAAAACACCGTAGGAATTAGCACCGCTTGCATGCTCGGCATAGAGCGAACCGCCTACTGCTTTTTCCTGGTTTTTTTTGGTGTACATGTAAGGTTTAAAAGCGTTCGGTATCTTCCAGTAAAAAACAGTATCAGCATTATCTTTCAAACGTGAATCACGCGTATCCCAGTATAAACTTCCGAGATAATTTGTTTTACTTTTCATTTCCATTTGAGAAAGTGAAAGTGCAGTGATCCCGGCTGTATTGCAGAAAGCAACGTAAGCGTAATAAGCGCCAAGCCCCGTCCAGTGGTGATCTGTTTTGTAATACACATATTCATTCTGATGTGCGGCAATCAATGAATAAGCATCTACGCATTTCACACCGGGCATCATGTTCGAATACATCGCCTGGATATTGTGTTTTTCTTTTCCGCGATAATTTCCCGGTGAATTGAATTCGATGGAAGATGGAACAACCACAGCGTAAACAGTTGCTTTACCAGCGAGCGCTACCTCGTATTTATTCACTACATCGGCATAAGCTTTTGCCATTCTATCATTGCCACCGAAAATTTCCATGGCCCTTCCGTTATAGATAAGCAGGTTGTCCACTTCTTCTCCGCCTTCTGCAGGTATATCCGAATCCACTATTGCAGAATCATTGAGCGAATCAGATTTTTTTAATGGAATACTCGTGCCGGTCAGCATTTTTTTTGGCTTGGTGTAGAATCCGATCGACTTATCCTTGAATCCTCTTGCATCTTTGAGTTTGAAAGAAAAATCAACAAGTTTATCCCGGTAAGGAAAATTATCAGCAACAAAAAGATCGATGGAGTCAATATAATTTCCATAGAAAAGTGAATCCCATGAAAAGACCGGAATAGGGGAGAGCTGTCTTTTTTCCACTTCTGAAACTCCGCCGTGCTTCTGGAATAAAAACAATATTCCGAATACAGTCAGCAAGGTTGTAAAAACAACCGTATTGATGTAAGCGAACTTATTTTTAGCACTGCGTTTCATTTTTAAAACATAAAGTTATCCGTTCATTGCCCATACTCCTGCTAAATTCTTCCGTAAAGAAAGGGGTTATAGGATTTCCCTACCAGCAGGCAGGTGGAAAGGAACAACAACAGAAAGTTGAAAACAAAAGTGAGGCCATACACATAATCCTGCCGGCGCGCTACGATCAGTTGTTTGACCCATCTATTTGAATAACGGTAAACCGGTGTGCAGAGAATGAGTGCAAGGAGGATCCACAAAATATTTTCCTGAATGTCGAGCCACGACGGCAGATCCCACCAGTCATGTCCGTTTACATGGAAAAGAACTTTCAGGTAAGCGCCGAG
This genomic interval carries:
- the wcaF gene encoding colanic acid biosynthesis acetyltransferase WcaF, which gives rise to MAQVDLSTFNNSSFDPGASFIRRALWFRINAIFFNSRFPFCKFKKFLLRLFGAKVGKGVVIKPSVNIKSPWRLVIGDHAWIGEFVWIDNLVNVQIGNNCCLSQGAFLLTGNHDYKKTSFDLITGSIVLENGVWIGAKAVVCPGVTCHSHAVLTVGSVATDDLDANGIYQGNPAVKVRERKTG
- a CDS encoding MerR family transcriptional regulator, producing MKTRFTLDFKVFSLMLKELRGIKRELRNLKSSGGGNSGEQPVRNISDKIHSSEVMRRLKISPATLIKYEKLGLLKFHKEGHVKVYSESEVVAFKKMKGRRKRLGKNFFKKKK
- a CDS encoding LysM peptidoglycan-binding domain-containing protein, whose translation is MKNKAEEKNIAGKERTMVRKYFPAALIFIFIIPLLHTRCTSALGQPGQDPNGTFHLKIDTAIDSSIHLEYDMIQFFDRDALDHFYKSWKNTKNKKMSIVHLGDSHLQSDIYPARIRRNFQRIHGDGGRGMVFPYSTAKTYSSLEYKTTHTGDWTYAKSLVLPPKLPLGVIGMTSNTVDSDASFTFTFDSAVPPSYDKLRIFCKKSHNSYDMQFTFAEKIILVPVDSVAGDSLPYIEIKMPKTDHVLSVKMVKNNPYESQFEFYGMSLETSSNTGMILHNCGVGGAKYESILYEDLFDQQLPALDPDLVIIDFGTNNYIYEDSIHPDMDSIIIATIQRVRKDVPEASIILTSTQDMVRKGHDMVCGEQFSDLVRGIARKYHCGFFDWYWISGGRGTMVKWGDKGFAQPDGIHLSIKGYKLKGDLFTNAVLQTIDWMDKNPAGDSIAFNMDSIKLLQKKLLVVDSTWNDYKTSGKTVIKHKVTRGQTLGGIANKYGVSVAQIKRWNNLHSDIIHSGQVLIIYKPKNCFVMRHFCPSFVAFLGRSRSTMACKMRLG